In Botrytis cinerea B05.10 chromosome 6, complete sequence, the following proteins share a genomic window:
- the Bcrad7 gene encoding Bcrad7, whose amino-acid sequence MNPPPQPPLPGGSNAQPAPRRSIRGPQSALTDFLAAHNIDANQIRQDANARRAAALASQQTAEGNEDADDVEGEEELASAAPATRTRSRRNESEAQKNKRKKEEEKAVAKIKASKKFQRQRAYGSDEDMTDEDEAALRLFNESMAPLPDQMENCELCEKRFTVTAYSRAGPDGGLLCPQCTKELNKEEGQAKKKRKSQAGAQRRKIQSNLLDGVYPGAKDLMTLCIETLAKNVDMADDLGDLPEPLMDKLSAILSKRRLLRSNTLNLFLQNGREVITIYEGAYLNSDDYIRIFQVVPSVKSLRIRSGIQFKDKVMEHLIASTVKLEHLSLSGSNLISDENWNRYFTEKGSHLKSFKVYYTDGQFGDDQIDMITKTCPQLSRLKITHNQKVTDAGIAHISRISTLQHLGLEIHQTKTSEPYVQILDSVGPQLQTLSLGQVHEINDSVLNAIHENCQNLNKLRITDNSVLTDAGFANLFTNWLNPPLSFIDLSKNRHIDASVPRDNPDNIGLCSLGFQALMAHSGLTLRYLDINSCRHISLTSFEKTFSLEKEYPELEEMNISFCQEVNDFVVGSIFKTCPKLKKLIIFGCFKVRDVRVPKGRILIGMPNAMGMQIEGTGDGGDGMSAW is encoded by the exons AT GAATCCCCCTCCACAACCTCCTCTACCTGGAGGTTCTAATGCTCAACCAGCTCCCAGAAGATCAATTCGTGGACC TCAATCCGCATTGACCGATTTCCTGGCT GCTCACAATATCGATGCCAATCAGATTCGTCAAGATGCGAATGCTCGTCGAGCTGCGGCCCTCGCTTCACAACAAACCGCTGAAGGAAACGAAGATGCGGATGATgtagagggagaagaggaattggCATCTGCTGCGCCTGCTACACGTACCCGTTCCCGCCGAAATGAAAGCGAAGCACAAAAGAataagagaaagaaggaagaagaa AAAGCAGTTGCCAAAATCAAAGCCTCTAAAAAGTTTCAACGCCAGAGAGCTTATGGatcagatgaagatatgaccgatgaagatgaagccgCCCTACGATTGTTCAATGAAAGCATGGCCCCCCTACCCGATCAAATGGAGAATTGTGAACTTTGTGAAAAGAGATTCACTGTCACAGCATACAGTCGAGCCGGTCCAGATGGAGGTCTTCTCTGCCCACAGTGTACAAAAGAACTCAATAAGGAAGAAGGGcaagcaaaaaagaaacgaaagtCTCAAGCTGGAGcacaaagaagaaagattcaaaGTAATCTTCTAGATGGTGTATATCCAGGCGCCAAAGATCTAATGACCCTGTGTATCGAAACCTTGGCCAAAAATGTCGACATGGCCGATGACTTGGGAGATTTACCGGAACCACTCATGGATAAATTGTCAGCTATACTTTCTAAGAGGCGTCTTTTACGTTCCAATACTTTGAATTTATTCCTTCAGAATGGTCGCGAAGTCATCACCATCTATGAAGGTGCATACTTAAACTCAGATGATTATATTCGAATATTTCAAGTTGTACCAAGTGTCAAATCATTACGCATTCGATCTGGTATTCAATTCAAAGACAAAGTAATGGAACACCTTATAGCATCTACTGTCAAACTTGAGCATCTGAGTTTGTCTGGTAGTAATCTTATAAGTGATGAGAATTGGAACCGTTATTTCACGGAGAAAGGCTCACAcctcaaatctttcaaggTTTACTATACAGATGGCCAATTTGGGGACGATCAAATCGATATGATCACCAAGACATGTCCTCAACTAAGTCGTCTCAAAATCACCCATAACCAAAAAGTCACTGATGCTGGTATTGCACACATTTCGCGTATCTCTACTCTTCAACATCTCGGTTTGGAAATTCACCAAACCAAAACCTCAGAACCATATGTTCAGATTCTTGATAGTGTTGGACCTCAACTTCAAACTCTCTCTCTTGGCCAAGTTCATGAAATCAACGATTCTGTCTTGAACGCTATTCATGAGAATTGTCAAAACCTAAACAAATTGCGCATCACAGACAATAGTGTCTTAACAGATGCAGGATTTGCAAACCTTTTCACAAATTGGTTAAATCCTCCTCTTTCATTTATCGATCTATCCAAAAACCGTCATATCGATGCTTCCGTTCCTCGCGATAATCCTGATAATATCGGTCTCTGTTCCCTCGGCTTTCAAGCCTTGATGGCACATTCAGGTCTCACTCTCCGTTATCTAGATATCAATTCTTGTCGTCATATTTCCCTGACGAGTTTTGAAAAGACATTTTCACTTGAAAAGGAATATCCAGAACTAGAGGAGATGAATATTAGTTTTTGTCAGGAAGTTAATGATTTTGTAGTTGGAAGTATCTTTAAGACTTGTccgaaattgaagaagttgatcATATTTGGATGTTTTAAGGTTAGGGATGTGAGGGTTCCGAAAGGAAGAATTCTCATAGGTATGCCTAATGCGATGGGGATGCAAATTGAAGGGACTGGGGATGGAGGTGATGGGATGAGTGCTTggtga
- the Bctrm112 gene encoding Bctrm112 — MKLLTLNFLTCAVKACKSTSASFPLHPKECSLVSNDIPLNTALLLNILPRIDWKALCVIASELSFPALPPTPPTPEALQEDEKMMKELHTLLLETEIDEGSLVCANCGHEYRVKEGIGNFLLPGHLV; from the exons ATGAAACTCCTAACTCTCAATTTCCTCACCTGCGCCGTGAAAGCCTGCAAATCAACCAGCGCATCTTTTCCTCTGCACCCAAAAGAATGTTCGCTTGTCAGTAACGATATACCCCTTAACACTGCTTTACTTCTCAATATTCTGCCGCGGATTGATTGGAAGGCGCTTTGTGTTATTGCTTCTGAG CTTTCATTCCCCGCGCTTCCCCCTACACCACCCACCCCCGAAGCCCTTCAGGAAGACGAAAAAATGATGAAGGAACTCCATACGCTTCTTTTGGAAACAGAAATCGATGAAGGAAGTTTAGTTTGTGCGAATTGTGGACACGAGTATCGTGTCAAGgaaggaattggaaatttCTTGTTACCAGGACATTTGGTTTAG